DNA sequence from the Desulfovulcanus ferrireducens genome:
ACTAACTGGAAGATGTCCCCAATTCAAGCTAATGAACGGATAGAAAAGGAAATGATCCCTTACTTTCCCCTGGGAGAATTTAAAGATAGAGTTTCGGAGGCAAAATGAGTATCTATAAAGATGTGATCATAGCTGGTTTTGGTGGTCAAGGGGTGATGCTCATTGGCAATTTATTAGCCTATGCAGCCATGGAGCAAGGCCTCAACGTAACCTATATCCCGGTCTATGGGCCGGAAATGCGTGGCGGAACAGCTAATTGTACTGTTGTCATTTCTGATGAGGAAATCGGCTCACCCATAATTCACAACCCCATAAGCCTTATTGCCATGAACAGACCCTCTCTGGATAAATTCCAGCCGCGGGTTCAAGATAAAGGAATAGTGATTATCAACTCTTCTCTAGTGGATCAAAACCTGGCAGACAAACAAAGGATAACAGCCTACCCTGTGCCTGCCAATGAAATCGCTGATGGTATTGGTAACTCCCGTATGGCCAACATGGTTGCTTTAGGGGCTTATGTCCAGGTGACTGGCATTATTCCCTTAACCCAGGTACAGGAAAGCCTCAAAAGTGTAATCTCCAGCCATTACCAGCATCTGATCCCCAAAAATGAGGAAGCGTTGCGGGCCGGGGCAGACTATGTTCAAAAAAACGGACCACTAAGCTGAGCTCGTAGCTCGTAAT
Encoded proteins:
- a CDS encoding 2-oxoacid:acceptor oxidoreductase family protein, encoding MSIYKDVIIAGFGGQGVMLIGNLLAYAAMEQGLNVTYIPVYGPEMRGGTANCTVVISDEEIGSPIIHNPISLIAMNRPSLDKFQPRVQDKGIVIINSSLVDQNLADKQRITAYPVPANEIADGIGNSRMANMVALGAYVQVTGIIPLTQVQESLKSVISSHYQHLIPKNEEALRAGADYVQKNGPLS